Proteins from a genomic interval of Lelliottia amnigena:
- a CDS encoding Protein of uncharacterised function (DUF2002)., whose protein sequence is MYLRPDEVARVLEKAGFIMDAVTQKTYGYRRGDNYVYVNREARMGRMALIIHPTLKDRSLSFAEPASDIKTCDHYQEFPLYLAGERHEHYGIPHGFSSRMALERFLQGLFGEAP, encoded by the coding sequence ATGTATTTACGACCCGATGAGGTGGCACGCGTTCTTGAAAAAGCGGGTTTCATCATGGATGCAGTCACACAAAAAACATACGGTTATCGCCGTGGCGATAATTATGTCTATGTTAATCGCGAGGCTCGAATGGGTCGCATGGCGCTGATTATTCACCCGACCTTGAAAGACAGAAGTTTGTCATTTGCTGAGCCCGCCTCGGATATCAAAACCTGCGATCACTATCAGGAATTCCCCCTGTATTTAGCCGGGGAAAGACATGAGCATTACGGTATTCCGCACGGTTTTAGCTCCCGCATGGCGCTGGAGCGATTTCTGCAAGGATTGTTTGGCGAAGCGCCATAA
- the nrdI gene encoding ribonucleotide reductase stimulatory protein: protein MSILVYFSSSSENTLRFIERVGLPAVRIPLNERERIQVDEPYILVVPSYGGGGTAGAVPRQAIRFLNDPHNRALIRGVIAAGNRNFGEAFCRAGDLISQKCAVPYLYRFELMGTQQDVENVRKGVNEFWQRQPQNA from the coding sequence ATGAGTATTCTCGTCTACTTCTCCAGCAGCTCCGAAAATACGCTCCGCTTCATCGAGCGTGTCGGACTGCCCGCCGTGCGCATTCCGCTGAACGAACGCGAACGCATTCAGGTAGACGAGCCTTATATCCTGGTGGTTCCCAGCTATGGCGGTGGCGGAACGGCGGGCGCAGTGCCGCGTCAGGCAATCCGCTTTCTCAACGATCCCCATAACCGGGCGTTGATTCGCGGCGTTATCGCGGCAGGCAATCGCAACTTCGGCGAAGCCTTCTGCCGCGCCGGGGACCTGATTTCTCAAAAATGCGCCGTGCCGTATCTCTATCGCTTTGAACTGATGGGGACACAGCAGGACGTAGAAAACGTGCGTAAAGGAGTGAACGAATTTTGGCAACGACAACCGCAGAACGCGTAA
- the nrdE gene encoding ribonucleoside-diphosphate reductase subunit alpha has product MRPNSVPFASQDARLDYLVNEGYYEERVLTRYDRHFVLNLFERAHASGFRFQTFLGAWKYYTSYTLKTFDGKRYLESFEDRVCMVALTLAQGDENLAQQLMDEMLSARFQPATPTFLNCGKAQRGELVSCFLLRIEDNMESIGRAVNSALQLSKRGGGVAFLLSNLRESGAPIKRIENQSSGVIPVMKMLEDAFSYANQLGARQGAGAVYLHAHHPDILRFLDTKRENADEKIRIKTLSLGVVIPDITFQLAKENAEMALFSPYDIERIYGKPFGDVAISELYDELLADDRVRKKFINARDFFQTLAEIQFESGYPYIMYEDTVNRANPIAGRINMSNLCSEILQVNSASTYDENLDYAHIGKDISCNLGSLNIAHTMDSPDFGRTVETAIRGLTAVSDMSHIRSVPSIETGNAASHAIGLGQMNLHGYLAREGIAYGSPEGLDFTNLYFYTITWHALNTSMRLARERSQRFAGFEDSRYASGEYFNQYLENSWQPKTEKVRALFARAGVTLPTREMWQQLRDDVMRYGIYNQNLQAVPPTGSISYINHATSSIHPIVSKIEIRKEGKTGRVYYPAPFMTNENLALYQDAYEIGPEKIIDTYAEATKHVDQGLSLTLFFPDTATTRDINKAQIYAWKKGIKTLYYIRLRQLALEGTEIEGCVSCAL; this is encoded by the coding sequence GTGCGCCCCAACAGCGTGCCGTTTGCCAGCCAGGACGCGCGGCTCGACTATCTGGTGAACGAAGGTTATTACGAAGAGCGGGTGCTCACTCGCTACGATCGTCACTTTGTGCTGAATCTGTTTGAACGCGCCCACGCCAGCGGTTTTCGTTTCCAGACGTTCCTGGGGGCGTGGAAGTATTACACCAGCTATACGCTCAAAACCTTCGACGGTAAGCGCTATCTCGAAAGTTTTGAAGACCGCGTGTGCATGGTGGCGCTAACGCTCGCGCAAGGAGATGAAAATCTGGCGCAGCAGCTGATGGACGAAATGCTCTCCGCGCGTTTTCAACCCGCCACGCCCACGTTCCTGAATTGCGGCAAAGCGCAGCGCGGCGAGCTGGTGTCCTGTTTCCTGTTGCGAATCGAAGACAATATGGAGTCGATTGGGCGCGCGGTGAACTCTGCCCTGCAATTATCAAAACGCGGTGGCGGCGTTGCGTTTCTGCTCTCTAATTTGCGCGAATCCGGCGCGCCGATTAAGCGCATAGAGAATCAGTCGTCGGGCGTTATCCCGGTGATGAAAATGCTGGAAGATGCGTTTTCCTATGCTAATCAGCTGGGAGCACGTCAGGGCGCTGGAGCGGTCTATCTGCATGCGCATCACCCGGATATTCTGCGTTTCCTGGATACCAAGCGTGAAAACGCCGATGAAAAAATCCGTATCAAAACCCTTTCTCTCGGTGTAGTGATCCCGGATATCACTTTCCAGTTAGCGAAAGAAAACGCCGAGATGGCGTTGTTTTCCCCCTACGATATCGAACGAATTTACGGCAAACCCTTCGGTGATGTGGCGATCAGTGAACTCTACGACGAACTGCTCGCCGACGATCGCGTGCGTAAAAAATTCATTAACGCCCGTGATTTCTTCCAGACGCTTGCCGAGATCCAGTTTGAGTCTGGCTATCCGTACATCATGTATGAAGACACGGTGAATCGCGCCAACCCAATCGCCGGGCGCATCAATATGAGCAACCTGTGCTCCGAGATTTTGCAGGTTAACAGCGCCTCGACCTATGACGAGAATCTGGATTACGCGCACATCGGCAAAGATATCTCCTGCAATTTGGGCTCGCTGAATATTGCTCACACCATGGATTCACCCGATTTTGGCCGCACCGTCGAAACGGCAATCCGCGGGCTGACGGCGGTGTCAGACATGAGCCATATCCGCAGCGTGCCGTCGATTGAAACGGGAAATGCCGCTTCACACGCCATTGGGCTTGGGCAGATGAATCTGCACGGCTATCTGGCCCGCGAGGGGATCGCCTACGGTAGCCCGGAGGGGCTGGATTTCACCAATCTCTATTTCTACACCATCACCTGGCATGCGCTGAATACCTCAATGAGGCTGGCGCGCGAGCGCAGTCAGCGTTTCGCCGGATTTGAAGACTCGCGATACGCCAGCGGTGAGTATTTTAATCAGTATCTGGAAAACAGCTGGCAACCGAAAACCGAGAAAGTGCGTGCGCTGTTTGCCCGCGCCGGCGTCACGCTACCCACGCGCGAAATGTGGCAGCAGCTACGTGACGACGTGATGAGGTACGGCATCTATAACCAGAATCTGCAGGCGGTGCCGCCGACCGGATCGATCTCGTATATCAACCACGCGACGTCGAGTATTCACCCGATTGTCTCGAAAATTGAGATCCGCAAAGAAGGCAAAACCGGGCGCGTTTACTATCCCGCGCCCTTTATGACCAACGAAAACCTGGCGCTGTATCAGGATGCCTATGAGATCGGGCCGGAGAAGATTATCGATACCTATGCCGAGGCCACGAAGCATGTCGATCAGGGGCTGTCGTTAACCCTCTTTTTCCCTGACACCGCCACCACGCGCGACATCAACAAGGCGCAGATTTATGCCTGGAAAAAGGGCATTAAAACGCTGTACTACATTCGCCTGCGCCAGCTTGCGCTGGAAGGCACTGAAATCGAAGGCTGCGTGTCCTGCGCGCTGTAA
- the nrdH gene encoding glutaredoxin-like protein has product MSITIYTRNDCVQCHATKRAMESRGVEFEMVNVDLVPEAADALREQGFRQLPVVIAGETSWSGFRPDMINRLQTQAASA; this is encoded by the coding sequence ATGAGCATTACTATTTACACTCGTAACGACTGTGTTCAGTGCCACGCCACAAAGCGGGCGATGGAAAGCCGCGGCGTGGAGTTTGAGATGGTGAATGTCGATTTAGTCCCTGAGGCCGCCGACGCGCTTCGCGAGCAAGGTTTCCGCCAATTGCCGGTGGTGATTGCTGGCGAAACCAGCTGGTCAGGCTTTCGCCCGGACATGATTAACCGTCTGCAAACTCAAGCCGCCAGCGCATGA
- the ygaW gene encoding protein YgaW: MFSPQSRLRHAVADTFAMVVYCSVVNMLIEIFLSGMSFEQSLSSRLVAIPVNILIAWPYGFYRDAIMRMARRFSPSGWMKNLADVLAYVTFQSPVYVAILLTVGADWHQIAAAVSSNIVVSMMMGAAYGYFLDYCRRLFKVSQYTTSKA; encoded by the coding sequence ATGTTCTCACCGCAGTCTCGCCTGCGCCATGCAGTAGCGGACACTTTCGCGATGGTTGTCTACTGTTCCGTAGTGAACATGCTGATCGAGATATTCCTCTCCGGAATGTCTTTTGAGCAGTCGCTTTCTTCCAGGCTGGTGGCCATTCCGGTCAATATCCTTATTGCATGGCCGTATGGTTTTTACCGTGATGCGATAATGCGTATGGCGCGCAGATTCAGTCCATCAGGCTGGATGAAAAACCTGGCAGATGTGCTGGCCTATGTGACATTTCAGTCACCGGTTTATGTCGCGATTTTGCTTACGGTCGGCGCTGACTGGCATCAAATTGCCGCTGCCGTCAGTTCGAATATTGTGGTGTCAATGATGATGGGCGCGGCCTACGGCTACTTCCTTGACTACTGTCGCCGTCTGTTCAAGGTGAGTCAGTACACAACGTCTAAAGCGTGA
- the proV_3 gene encoding glycine betaine transporter ATP-binding subunit, whose translation MAIKLEVKNLYKVFGDNPQRAFKYIEKGLSKELILEKTGLSLGVKDASLAIEEGEIFVIMGLSGSGKSTMVRLLNRLIEPTRGQVLIDGVDIAKYPMLSCATCAGKRLQWSSSHSR comes from the coding sequence ATGGCAATTAAATTAGAAGTTAAAAATCTGTATAAAGTATTTGGCGATAATCCGCAGCGAGCCTTCAAATATATTGAAAAAGGACTTTCAAAAGAATTAATCCTGGAGAAAACAGGGCTTTCGCTTGGCGTTAAAGACGCCAGTCTGGCCATTGAAGAAGGCGAGATTTTCGTCATCATGGGATTATCCGGATCGGGTAAATCCACCATGGTACGCCTTCTCAATCGCCTGATTGAACCCACTCGTGGACAGGTGCTAATTGACGGCGTTGATATCGCAAAATATCCGATGCTGAGCTGCGCGACGTGCGCAGGAAAAAGATTGCAATGGTCTTCCAGTCATTCGCGCTAA
- the proV_4 gene encoding glycine betaine transporter ATP-binding subunit, whose product MVFQSFALMPHMTVLDNTAFGMELAGIPAAERQEKALDALRQVGLENYAHGYPDELSGGMRQRVGLARALAINPDILLMDEAFSALDPLIRTEMQDELVKLQAKHQRTVVFISHDLDEAMRIGDRIAIMQNGEVVQVGTPDEILNNPANDYVRTFFRGRGY is encoded by the coding sequence ATGGTCTTCCAGTCATTCGCGCTAATGCCACATATGACGGTATTGGATAATACCGCCTTCGGTATGGAATTAGCGGGAATCCCTGCGGCTGAGCGCCAGGAAAAAGCGCTGGATGCATTGCGTCAGGTTGGGCTCGAAAATTATGCTCACGGTTATCCGGATGAACTCTCGGGCGGTATGCGCCAGCGTGTGGGTTTGGCCCGCGCATTAGCCATTAATCCCGATATTTTATTAATGGATGAAGCCTTCTCGGCGCTCGATCCCTTAATTCGTACCGAGATGCAGGATGAACTGGTAAAACTTCAGGCAAAACATCAGCGCACCGTGGTATTTATTTCCCATGACCTTGATGAAGCCATGCGAATTGGCGACCGTATTGCCATTATGCAAAATGGTGAAGTGGTTCAGGTCGGCACCCCGGACGAAATACTGAATAATCCGGCAAATGATTATGTTCGCACCTTCTTCCGTGG
- the nrdF gene encoding ribonucleotide-diphosphate reductase subunit beta gives MKLSRVSAINWNKIQDDKDLEVWNRLTSNFWLPEKVPLSNDIPAWQTLSHAEQQLTIRVFTGLTLLDTIQNSVGAPALMGDSLTPHEEAVMSNISFMEAVHARSYSSIFSTLCQTKDVDAAYSWSEASASLQRKAQLVLEYYHADDPLKKKIASVFLESFLFYSGFWLPMYWSSRGKLTNTADLIRLIIRDEAVHGYYIGYKYQKGLEKISEEKREELKGFALDLLMDLYDNELSYTEELYAGTGWETDVKAFLCYNANKALMNLGYEALFPPEMAEVNPAILAALSPNADENHDFFSGSGSSYVMGKAVETEDADWDF, from the coding sequence ATGAAACTGTCACGCGTGAGCGCCATCAACTGGAACAAGATTCAGGATGATAAAGACCTGGAGGTCTGGAACCGCCTGACCAGCAACTTTTGGCTACCGGAAAAAGTGCCGCTGTCGAACGATATCCCGGCCTGGCAAACGCTTAGCCACGCCGAGCAACAGCTGACGATCCGCGTGTTCACTGGCCTGACGCTGCTGGACACCATTCAAAATAGCGTGGGTGCGCCCGCGCTGATGGGCGATTCGCTCACGCCACATGAAGAAGCGGTAATGTCGAATATCAGCTTTATGGAAGCGGTGCATGCCCGGTCGTACAGCTCGATTTTCTCGACGCTGTGCCAGACCAAAGACGTGGATGCCGCCTATTCCTGGAGCGAAGCATCGGCCTCGCTGCAGCGTAAGGCTCAGCTGGTGCTGGAGTATTATCACGCCGATGACCCCTTAAAGAAGAAAATCGCCAGCGTGTTCCTGGAATCTTTCCTCTTCTATTCTGGTTTTTGGCTGCCGATGTACTGGTCCAGTCGCGGCAAACTGACCAATACCGCCGATCTGATTCGTCTGATCATTCGTGATGAAGCGGTACATGGCTATTACATCGGCTATAAATATCAGAAAGGGCTGGAGAAAATCAGTGAAGAAAAACGGGAAGAACTGAAAGGGTTTGCGCTCGATTTGCTGATGGATTTGTACGATAACGAGCTGAGTTATACCGAAGAATTGTACGCCGGAACAGGCTGGGAAACCGACGTGAAAGCGTTCCTGTGCTACAACGCCAATAAAGCGCTGATGAACCTGGGATATGAAGCGCTGTTCCCTCCCGAAATGGCGGAAGTGAATCCGGCGATTCTGGCGGCCCTCTCCCCGAATGCCGACGAAAATCATGATTTTTTCTCCGGCTCGGGCTCGTCTTATGTAATGGGTAAAGCAGTAGAAACCGAAGATGCGGATTGGGATTTCTGA
- the ygaM gene encoding protein YgaM: MFNRPNRNDINDDAQDIRNDVSQLADTLEDVLKSWGSDAKDEADVARRKAQSLLRETRARMNGRSRTSQAACDAIGCASTFVREKPVCAIGTVAAVGIFIGALLTLRK; the protein is encoded by the coding sequence ATGTTTAACAGACCGAACCGAAACGATATTAATGACGACGCTCAGGATATTCGTAATGATGTCAGCCAATTAGCTGACACGCTGGAAGATGTTTTAAAATCCTGGGGCTCAGATGCAAAGGACGAGGCGGATGTCGCCAGACGTAAGGCTCAGTCTTTGCTACGTGAAACCCGCGCGCGCATGAATGGTCGCTCGCGTACTTCGCAAGCGGCGTGCGATGCCATCGGATGCGCAAGTACGTTCGTTCGTGAAAAACCGGTGTGTGCGATTGGTACTGTCGCCGCCGTCGGGATTTTTATCGGCGCGCTGCTGACGTTACGTAAATAA